Genomic window (Candidatus Methylomirabilota bacterium):
GCGGGTGGGGCTGGAGCTGGTTGGCCGGCGGCGTCAGGCGGTCTCGGCGATCGAGAGCGAAGCGCGTGACCTCTATCCCGCGCTCGCCGGGGCGGGAGCCGTGCGGCTGCGGTACGCCGAAACCGCAGGCACCGGAGAGGGGATGACCGAGTTCCTGAATGCGCTGGACGCCCGGTTCGGCGAGGAGGCCCGGCGCGGCCAGAGCCTGGTCGGCCCGCATCGCGACGATCTGTCGATCGAGGTGGATGGCCGCGATCTGCGGCTCTACGGCTCCCGCGGCCAGCAGCGACTGATGGCGCTGACCCTGCGTCTGGCCGAGGTCGGGCCGGTGGCGCGGGCCATCGGGAGCGATCCGGTCCTGCTGCTCGATGACGCCCTGTCCGAGCTGGATCCGGAAGTACAGGCCCGCGTGCTGACCCACGTGACCGGCGCGGGGCAGGTGTTCCTGACCACCGCCGATGTCTCGGTTCCCGACGTCGCGCGGGTGACCTGGTGGGAGGTCCGCGAAGGACGCGTGACCGAGCCGCGACCGAGCACGATCCGGGGCGCCGCCTGATGGCCGATACGTACACCGCGAGCGACATCAAGGTCCTCGAGGGACTCGAGGCCGTGCGCAAGCGCCCGGCCATGTACATCGGTGACACGGGCGCCTACGGTCTGCACCACCTCGTGTACGAGGCCGTCGACAACTCGGTCGACGAGGCGCTGGCCGGGTATTGCGACAGCATCAAGGTGATCCTGCACTCCGACGGCTCGTGCTCGGTGGGCGACAACGGCCGCGGCATCCCGGTCGACATCCACAAGGAGAGCGGCAAGACCGCGGCCGAGGTGGTGCTGACCGTCCTGCACGCGGGCGGCAAGTTCGAGCACTCGGCCTACAAGGTCTCGGGTGGCCTCCACGGGGTCGGCATCTCGGTGGTCAACGCGTTGTCGGAGTGGCTCGAGCTCGAGATTCGCCGGCAGGGCAAGGTGTGGACGCAGCGCTACGAGTA
Coding sequences:
- the recF gene encoding DNA replication and repair protein RecF (All proteins in this family for which functions are known are DNA-binding proteins that assist the filamentation of RecA onto DNA for the initiation of recombination or recombinational repair.) — protein: MEIDRVELSDFRNYRRLSLTPSPQLNILAGLNAQGKTNLLEGLGVLLVGRSFRGAKAVEMLAWGAPTAYVTGDIRRGETVRAIRRSIAQREDGRWGVGGEGCAWTRAIGFGWPDLAILTEGPQARRNFVDGFAGKLYAAHLSGLSRYRQIVARRNHLLQSGLSERALRNALAPWNEQLARVGLELVGRRRQAVSAIESEARDLYPALAGAGAVRLRYAETAGTGEGMTEFLNALDARFGEEARRGQSLVGPHRDDLSIEVDGRDLRLYGSRGQQRLMALTLRLAEVGPVARAIGSDPVLLLDDALSELDPEVQARVLTHVTGAGQVFLTTADVSVPDVARVTWWEVREGRVTEPRPSTIRGAA